Proteins co-encoded in one Nicotiana sylvestris chromosome 7, ASM39365v2, whole genome shotgun sequence genomic window:
- the LOC104226736 gene encoding uncharacterized protein, whose protein sequence is MDVDSPTGTLVKKKARGQTKCKMIHTRNFEERYEVTFDKGQVVGPTGKRVSELSNFIGTIARNPRFITLLFSSWHVVTDDIKQTNMEICQHQVHHSSRRKEVGAGWYSRYLEATQEKY, encoded by the exons ATGGACGTTGATTCTCCTACAG GGACATTAGTTAAGAAGAAAGCTCGAGGTCAAACAAAATGTAAGATGATTCACACAAGAAATTTTGAGGAAAGATATGAAGTGACATTTGATAAAGGGCAAGTTGTTGGACCAACCGGCAAAAGAGTGTCTGAGTTAAGCAACTTTATAGGAACAATTGCCAGGAATCCCAGATTTATCACCTTGTTGTTCAGTAGCTGGCATGTTGTCACTGATGATATTAAACAAACGAATATGGAAATATGTCAAC ACCAAGTTCATCATTCCAGCAGAAGGAAAGAAGTGGGTGCTGGATGGTATTCGCGATACTTGGAGGCGACACAAGAGAAATATTAA